Proteins encoded in a region of the Azospirillum thiophilum genome:
- a CDS encoding ABC transporter permease, giving the protein MSTCVQGSPLSVRPAGHPRTGRGPATEPLRLAALLAPAAVVFAAFFLLPLVRLILIGAGGAEGWAAYLTTLADPGHLDSLISTLALSAGVTLVTLAVSTVAGLFLVRHHFPGHALLVALLTFPLAFPGVVIGFMVIMLAGRQGLIGTITQALTGGKLVFAYSMAGLFLGYVYFSIPRVILTVMAAAEKLDPRLEEAARSLGAPPWRVVADLILPALKPALISAGALCFATSMGAFGTAFTLATRINVLPMTIYTEFTLQANIAAAAALSVLLGLITWAALAVARSVAGTSVAAAG; this is encoded by the coding sequence GTGAGCACCTGCGTGCAGGGAAGTCCGCTTTCCGTCCGGCCCGCGGGGCATCCGCGGACCGGACGGGGACCGGCGACCGAGCCGCTGCGGCTGGCCGCCCTGCTGGCACCGGCAGCGGTGGTGTTCGCGGCCTTCTTCCTGCTGCCGCTGGTCCGCCTGATCCTGATCGGCGCCGGCGGTGCCGAGGGATGGGCGGCCTATCTCACCACGCTCGCCGATCCCGGCCATCTCGACAGCCTGATCTCCACGCTGGCGCTGTCGGCAGGGGTGACGCTGGTGACGCTGGCGGTATCGACCGTCGCCGGGCTGTTCCTGGTGCGCCATCATTTCCCCGGCCATGCGCTGCTGGTGGCATTGCTGACCTTCCCGCTGGCCTTTCCCGGCGTGGTGATCGGCTTCATGGTCATCATGCTGGCCGGGCGGCAGGGGCTGATCGGCACCATCACCCAGGCGCTGACCGGGGGAAAGCTGGTCTTCGCCTATTCGATGGCGGGGCTGTTCCTCGGCTACGTCTATTTCTCGATCCCGCGCGTCATCCTGACGGTGATGGCAGCGGCCGAGAAGCTCGACCCACGGCTGGAAGAGGCGGCGCGGTCGCTGGGCGCCCCGCCCTGGCGGGTGGTGGCCGACTTGATCCTGCCGGCCCTGAAGCCGGCGCTGATCTCCGCCGGCGCCCTGTGCTTCGCCACGTCGATGGGCGCCTTCGGTACAGCCTTCACCCTCGCCACCCGGATCAACGTGCTGCCGATGACGATCTACACCGAATTCACGCTCCAGGCGAACATCGCCGCGGCGGCGGCGCTCAGCGTCCTGCTCGGCCTGATCACCTGGGCGGCGCTGGCGGTGGCGCGCAGCGTCGCCGGCACCTCCGTCGCGGCGGCGGGGTGA
- a CDS encoding ABC transporter permease — MSTLPNTPADRRGWGFWLQLAFTLLVCALLTVPMVMSMLAGLTANYFVGLKSGLTLRWVEEVLRVYSGTILLSLQIAFACLACTLALGVPAAYALARRPGRIARLVEELLMMPVAIPGLATALALIVTYGGVGDLRSSWLFILIGHVLFTLPFMVRAVLAVMGSIDLKTLEEGAASLGAGFLRRFATVVLPNCRSGILAGSLMVLTLSVGEFNLTWLLHTPLTKTLPVGLADSYASLRIEIGSAYTLVFFLMIVPSLILLQGLAKRGRPTV, encoded by the coding sequence ATGAGCACGCTTCCCAACACGCCGGCCGATCGACGCGGCTGGGGCTTCTGGCTGCAGCTGGCCTTCACCCTGCTGGTCTGCGCCCTGCTGACCGTGCCGATGGTGATGTCGATGCTGGCGGGACTGACAGCCAATTATTTCGTCGGGCTGAAGAGCGGCCTGACCCTGCGCTGGGTGGAGGAGGTGTTGCGGGTCTATTCCGGCACCATCCTCCTGTCGCTGCAGATCGCCTTCGCCTGCCTCGCCTGTACCCTGGCGCTGGGCGTGCCGGCCGCCTATGCCCTGGCGCGGCGGCCCGGCCGGATCGCCCGGCTGGTGGAAGAGCTGCTGATGATGCCGGTCGCCATCCCCGGCCTAGCCACCGCGCTGGCACTGATCGTCACCTATGGCGGCGTCGGCGACTTGCGCAGCAGCTGGCTGTTCATCCTGATCGGCCATGTGCTGTTCACCCTGCCCTTCATGGTCCGCGCCGTTCTGGCGGTGATGGGATCCATCGACCTGAAGACGCTGGAGGAGGGGGCGGCCAGCCTGGGCGCCGGCTTCCTGCGGCGCTTCGCCACCGTGGTGCTGCCCAACTGCCGCTCCGGCATCCTGGCCGGGTCGCTGATGGTGCTGACCCTGTCGGTCGGCGAGTTCAACCTGACCTGGCTGCTGCACACGCCGCTGACCAAGACGCTGCCGGTCGGGCTGGCCGACAGCTACGCCTCGCTGCGGATCGAGATCGGCAGCGCCTATACCCTCGTCTTCTTCCTGATGATCGTGCCCAGCCTGATCCTGCTGCAGGGTCTGGCGAAGCGCGGCCGTCCCACCGTTTGA